In Balneolales bacterium ANBcel1, one genomic interval encodes:
- a CDS encoding MMPL family transporter yields MRRILLLLRPLITLNYRYPVAVVLTAILAAIVSGFYASNLNIDTDLANLLPEDHESVQALNNLRESVGAETALEVTIVSPDFASNKAFAKDLIPRAMELYDERRGDFFVDRYEFRRDVEVLKDYAIYLSTEQEINEIITFLEDRIEDARLEANPFFVDFEDDFKDEDDADDEETLRRFEEMYHELIPSEYPISDDSTRMVVQFFPTGSQGDLRYVSAMFDAFEGLIAELDPASYHPEMIARSGGRLERHLMEIESIVGDVITSFGSGFSAIILLVGLYFMIKLMINYRRGHWRNQRHSLWAHALRFPVPIVIIGMPLMVSLMITFGIAYFAVGVLNTMTSVLFVILFGLGIDYGIHFYARYLEKRSSGARVSDALHETYDSTGAAIMTSATTTAVALFVLVVADFRGFSEFGFISGLGIVLAYLSMLFIMPAVIVLFERFGLILINKNEAPDTAAEKKSGRFPFARAIVIAGTLVVAAVLFNTDKLYFEYNFSVLEPEFPRYEEYRDLRGDVMQTGRRNPAYILADTDEEVREILQTIRQKKEENPESTILDVEALQERFPVNREEEELKLSYVREIRELLDDPFLRNEEGEHLDILRRASRVEEPLNIGDVPEFLKNRFLTRDGEIGRFVMIYPAVGLSDGRNSIAFKNEVGTIETESGRVYHAASTSIVAAEMLELMRDESPYMVTATFVMIFILVYLAFRSFRWTIIAMLPLLIGLSWTFAVMILFGLSFNMYNLVVLPAILGIGNDNGVHLASRYREEGKNSMGKVLKSTGQHISVGSFTTMLGFAGLLLTSHPGLHSIGVLAVVGIGLTLTSALTYLPSLVQLLENRGWIRF; encoded by the coding sequence ATGAGAAGAATACTCCTCCTGCTTCGTCCTCTTATCACGTTAAACTACCGGTATCCTGTAGCTGTGGTGTTAACCGCAATTCTGGCTGCGATCGTCTCGGGTTTCTATGCGTCCAATCTGAATATTGACACCGACCTGGCCAATCTGCTTCCGGAGGATCATGAAAGTGTGCAGGCGCTGAATAACCTGAGAGAGTCCGTTGGTGCGGAAACGGCGCTGGAGGTAACGATTGTTTCTCCGGATTTTGCATCCAACAAGGCCTTTGCCAAAGACCTGATTCCAAGGGCTATGGAGCTCTATGATGAGCGGAGAGGAGATTTTTTTGTCGATCGTTATGAGTTCCGCCGGGATGTCGAGGTGCTCAAGGATTATGCCATTTATCTCTCCACCGAACAGGAGATCAATGAGATCATCACCTTTCTGGAGGATCGTATTGAGGATGCCCGGCTGGAAGCAAATCCGTTTTTTGTTGATTTTGAAGATGATTTCAAGGACGAGGACGATGCGGATGATGAGGAGACGCTGCGGCGGTTCGAGGAGATGTACCATGAGCTGATACCGTCGGAGTATCCGATCAGTGACGATAGCACCCGCATGGTCGTTCAGTTTTTCCCAACCGGTTCCCAGGGGGATCTCAGGTATGTAAGTGCCATGTTTGATGCCTTTGAGGGGCTGATCGCCGAGCTTGATCCCGCCTCCTATCATCCCGAAATGATTGCACGTTCCGGTGGAAGGCTCGAGCGTCATCTGATGGAAATCGAATCGATCGTCGGAGATGTCATCACCAGTTTCGGCTCCGGTTTCAGCGCGATCATTCTGCTTGTTGGCCTCTATTTCATGATCAAGCTGATGATCAACTACCGCAGGGGCCACTGGAGAAACCAGCGGCACTCGCTCTGGGCTCATGCATTGCGCTTTCCGGTCCCCATAGTGATTATCGGAATGCCGCTAATGGTGAGCCTTATGATCACTTTTGGCATTGCCTATTTTGCAGTGGGTGTGCTAAATACCATGACATCCGTTTTGTTTGTGATCCTTTTTGGCCTGGGTATCGATTACGGTATTCATTTCTATGCGCGATATCTGGAAAAACGTTCCTCGGGGGCGCGTGTTTCCGATGCGCTTCATGAAACCTATGACAGTACCGGGGCAGCCATCATGACCAGCGCCACCACTACGGCCGTGGCACTCTTTGTACTGGTAGTAGCTGATTTTCGGGGCTTTTCAGAATTTGGCTTTATTTCCGGTCTCGGCATCGTATTGGCCTATCTTTCCATGCTGTTTATCATGCCGGCGGTTATCGTGCTGTTTGAAAGATTCGGTTTGATTCTCATCAACAAAAATGAGGCCCCCGATACGGCTGCAGAGAAGAAATCCGGCAGGTTTCCCTTCGCCCGCGCGATCGTTATTGCAGGAACCCTTGTGGTGGCAGCGGTATTGTTCAACACCGACAAACTCTATTTCGAATACAACTTCAGCGTGCTGGAGCCGGAGTTTCCACGCTATGAGGAGTACCGAGACCTGCGTGGAGATGTGATGCAGACCGGCCGCAGAAACCCCGCTTATATTCTGGCAGATACCGACGAGGAAGTCCGGGAAATTCTGCAAACCATCAGGCAGAAAAAGGAGGAGAATCCGGAATCCACCATTCTGGATGTGGAAGCTCTTCAGGAACGCTTCCCGGTAAACAGGGAAGAAGAAGAACTTAAACTTTCGTACGTCCGGGAAATCAGGGAGTTGCTGGACGATCCCTTCTTAAGAAACGAGGAAGGAGAACATTTAGACATCTTGAGGCGGGCATCGCGGGTGGAAGAGCCGCTGAATATTGGGGATGTGCCCGAGTTTCTGAAGAACCGGTTTTTGACACGTGACGGGGAAATCGGACGGTTTGTCATGATCTATCCTGCCGTCGGCCTGTCAGACGGACGTAACTCCATCGCTTTCAAAAATGAAGTCGGTACCATTGAAACCGAAAGCGGCCGGGTTTATCACGCGGCCAGTACTTCGATTGTAGCCGCCGAAATGCTAGAGCTGATGCGGGATGAAAGTCCGTATATGGTGACTGCCACCTTTGTCATGATATTCATCCTCGTGTATTTGGCTTTCCGCTCCTTCCGATGGACCATCATCGCCATGCTTCCGCTTCTCATCGGATTGAGCTGGACCTTCGCGGTTATGATTCTCTTCGGACTCTCCTTCAACATGTATAACCTGGTCGTACTTCCGGCTATTCTCGGAATCGGTAACGACAACGGAGTGCATCTGGCCAGCCGGTATCGTGAAGAGGGAAAAAACAGCATGGGCAAGGTCCTGAAGAGTACCGGACAGCACATTAGCGTTGGCTCTTTTACCACCATGCTTGGTTTTGCCGGACTCCTGCTGACAAGCCACCCGGGCCTGCACTCCATCGGGGTACTTGCCGTGGTCGGCATCGGCCTTACCCTCACATCCGCCCTCACATATCTTCCTTCGCTGGTCCAGCTGCTTGAAAACCGGGGCTGGATCCGGTTCTGA